Proteins from a genomic interval of Lolium perenne isolate Kyuss_39 chromosome 1, Kyuss_2.0, whole genome shotgun sequence:
- the LOC127302584 gene encoding epoxide hydrolase 2-like, which yields MATAEQPQIEHSHLVIRGLNLHVAQAGTGELGTVLFLHGFPEIWYSWRHQMLAVAAAGYRAVAPDWRGYGLSDQPPEPEAASYEDLQDDLLAIMDALSVPKAFLVAKDFGAKPAYDFALHHPDRTFGVMCLGVPFVHGGTSFATLPQGFYVLRWQEPGRAEADFSRYGVKRVVRTIYILFSRSEIPVANEDQEIMDLADLSTPLPEWFTEEDLGVYASLYEKSGFRYPMEMPYRSLHKRQRIEDPKFQVPVFVAMGEKDYVLKFPGIEAVLKDGVMAKFAPDLKVTYIPDGSHFVQEQFPDMVNELLLSFLKDHPVA from the exons ATGGCTACGGCGGAGCAGCCGCAGATCGAGCACAGCCACCTCGTCATCAGAGGCCTCAACCTCCACGTAGCCCAAGCAGGCACAG GTGAGCTCGGGACGGTGCTGTTCCTGCACGGCTTCCCGGAGATATGGTACTCCTGGCGTCACCAGATGCTGGCCGTGGCCGCCGCCGGGTACCGCGCCGTCGCGCCGGACTGGCGAGGGTACGGGCTATCCGACCAGCCACCGGAGCCGGAGGCGGCGTCCTACGAAGACCTGCAGGATGATCTCCTCGCCATCATGGATGCGCTCTCCGTCCCCAAG GCTTTCCTTGTGGCAAAGGATTTTGGAGCCAAGCCTGCTTATGACTTTGCTCTTCATCACCCCGACCGCACATTTGGCGTTATGTGTTTGGGTGTCCCTTTTGTTCATGGTGGCACCTCTTTCGCCACCTTGCCACAAGGCTTCTACGTTCTTCGTTGGCAG GAACCAGGAAGAGCGGAGGCGGATTTTAGCCGGTATGGCGTCAAGCGAGTCGTGCGCACCATCTACATTCTCTTCTCTAGAAGCGAGATCCCGGTAGCAAACGAGGATCAAGAAATCATGGATCTCGCGGACCTGTCGACTCCTCTTCCAGAGTGGTTCACCGAGGAGGATCTTGGTGTCTACGCGTCCCTGTACGAGAAATCCGGTTTCAGGTACCCAATGGAGATGCCATATAG GTCTCTCCATAAGAGGCAACGAATCGAGGATCCCAAGTTCCAAGTCCCGGTGTTTGTCGCCATGGGGGAGAAAGATTATGTCTTGAAGTTTCCTGGGATCGAGGCCGTCTTGAAAGATGGCGTCATGGCAAAGTTCGCGCCAGACCTGAAGGTCACATACATCCCTGACGGAAGCCATTTCGTGCAGGAGCAGTTCCCCGACATGGTCAATGAGCTCCTCCTTAGCTTCCTGAAGGACCATCCTGTGGCTTGA
- the LOC127302574 gene encoding epoxide hydrolase 1, producing the protein MATVEQPQIEHSHLAIRGLNLHVAQAGTGELGTVLFLHGFPEIWYSWRHQMLAVAAAGYRAVAPDWRGYGLSDQPPEPEAASYQDLQEDLLAIMDALSVPKVFLVAKDFGAMPAYDFALRNPNRTCGVVCLGIPFLHGASSFTTLPEGFYIRRWREPGRAEADFGRYDVKQVVRTIYVLFSRSEIPIANEDQEIMDLADLSTPLPEWFTEEDLAVYASLYEKSGFRYPMEMPYRALHKSQPIEDPKFQVPVFVVMGEKDYVFKFPGIEAVLKDGVMAKFAPDLKVTYIPEGSHFVQEQFPDMVNELLLGFLKDHPVA; encoded by the exons ATGGCTACGGTGGAGCAGCCGCAGATCGAGCACAGCCACCTCGCCATCAGAGGCCTCAACCTCCACGTAGCCCAAGCAGGCACAG GTGAGCTCGGGACGGTGCTGTTCCTGCACGGCTTTCCGGAGATATGGTACTCGTGGCGTCACCAGATGCTGGCCGTGGCCGCCGCCGGGTACCGCGCCGTCGCGCCGGACTGGCGAGGGTACGGCCTATCCGACCAGCCGCCGGAGCCGGAGGCGGCGTCCTACCAAGACCTGCAGGAGGATCTCCTCGCCATCATGGATGCGCTCTCCGTCCCCAAG GTTTTTCTTGTGGCGAAGGATTTTGGAGCCATGCCAGCTTATGACTTCGCTCTTCGTAACCCCAACCGCACATGTGGCGTTGTGTGCTTGGGAATCCCTTTTCTTCATGGTGCTTCCTCCTTCACCACCTTGCCAGAAGGCTTCTACATTCGGCGTTGGCGG GAACCAGGAAGAGCAGAGGCGGATTTCGGCAGGTACGACGTCAAGCAAGTTGTGCGCACCATCTATGTTCTCTTCTCTAGAAGCGAGATCCCAATAGCGAACGAGGATCAAGAGATCATGGATCTTGCGGACCTGTCGACTCCCCTTCCAGAGTGGTTCACCGAGGAGGATCTTGCCGTCTACGCATCCCTGTACGAGAAATCCGGTTTCCGGTACCCAATGGAGATGCCATACAG GGCACTCCATAAGAGCCAGCCAATTGAAGATCCCAAGTTCCAAGTCCCAGTGTTTGTTGTCATGGGGGAGAAAGATTACGTCTTCAAGTTTCCGGGGATCGAGGCTGTCTTGAAAGATGGCGTCATGGCGAAGTTTGCGCCAGACCTGAAGGTCACATACATCCCTGAAGGAAGCCATTTCGTTCAGGAGCAGTTCCCCGACATGGTCAAtgagctcctcctcggcttcctgaaGGACCATCCTGTGGCTTGA
- the LOC127293925 gene encoding uncharacterized protein, with protein MVSFQFHVLQSVRGFRLTRTARTATASVNAKGFWRLAAVRRAPFWFVVSGVEKDGMSMMGDEIDYMEEPLQRKMQEQPHDADTAVALLSLFLESNLNEMKLGEGDPGGDVLCRQIIHF; from the exons atGGTCAGTTTTCAATTCCATGTCTTGCAATCCGTAAGAGGATTTAGACTTACCAGAACTGCAAGAACTGCAACAGCGAGCGTAAATGCCAAAG GTTTTTGGCGCTTGGCGGCGGTGAGGCGTGCCCCCTTCTGGTTCGTCGTTTCCGGCGTCGAG AAGGACGGGATGTCAATGATGGGAGATGAGATTGACTACATGGAGGAGCCACTGCAGCGGAAGATGCAGGAGCAGCCACACGATGCTGACACGGCGGTGGCGTTGTTGAGCCTCTTCCTGGAATCAAACCTGAATGAGATGAAGCTAGGAGAGGGCGACCCAGGTGGAGATGTACTGTGCCGCCAAATCATACATTTTTGA